From a region of the Dermatophagoides farinae isolate YC_2012a chromosome 3, ASM2471394v1, whole genome shotgun sequence genome:
- the Stip1 gene encoding stress-induced phosphoprotein 1, which yields MSTVSDNNKAQALSAKNKGNDLYKQRKFDEALACYDQAIELDPTDITFLNNKSAVYFEQGNYDEAIKQCEKAIEIGRENRADFKLIAKAYARMASCYQRKEQYEDARTFFQKSLTEHRTPETLSKLSDVEKIIKEKERKAYIDPDKSLEEKKLGNEMFQKGDYPAAIKHYTEAIKRNPDDAKLFSNRAACYQKLTEFNLALKDCEECIRLEPTFVKGYIRKGYALLAAKEHAKAQAAFQKALEIDENNKEAIEGYRKCCMSSSPEDIRKRAMADPEIQKILADPAMQMILQQMQNDPKALHEHLKDPEISSKIFKLMESGIISVR from the exons atGAGTACCGTTTCAGACAATAATAAAGCTCAG GCATTGTCTGCTAAAAATAAAGGCAATGATCTTTataaacaacgaaaattcGATGAAGCATTGGCCTGTTATGATCAAGCGATCGAATTGGATCCAACCGATATCacttttttgaataataaatcggCCGTCTATTTTGAACAAGGTAATTATGATGAAGCAATCAAACAATGTGAAAAAGCAATCGAAATTGGTCGAGAAAATCGTGCcgatttcaaattgattgctAAAGCATATGCCAGGATGGCCAGCTGCTATCAACGTAAAGAACAATATGAAGATGCGcgaacattttttcaaaaatcattaacCGAACATCGAACTCCGGAAACATTGTCCAAATTGAgtgatgttgaaaaaataatcaaagaaaaagaacgTAAAGCCTATATTGATCCAGATAAATCGTTGgaggagaaaaaattggGTAATGAAATGTTCCAGAAAGGTGATTATCCTGCCGCAATCAAACATTATACGGAAGCTATCAAACGTAATCCGGATGATGCTAAACTTTTCAGTAATCGTGCCGCCTGTTATCAGAAGTTAACTGAATTTAATTTGGCTTTAAAAGATTGTGAAGAATGTATTCGCCTTGAACCAACTTTTG TGAAAGGTTATATTCGAAAAGGCTATGCTTTGTTGGCCGCAAAAGAACATGCAAAAGCTCAAGCAGCTTTTCAGAAAGCATtggaaattgatgaaaacaacaagGAAGCAATCGAAGGCTATCGTAAATGTTGTATGTCTTCATCGCCGGAAGATATTCGTAAACGAGCAATGGCTGATCctgaaatacaaaaaattctAGCTGATCCTGCTATGCAAATGATTCTTCAACAAATGCAAAATGATCCAAAAGCATTACATGA ACATTTAAAAGATCCAGAAATTTCaagcaaaattttcaaattgatggAAAGTGGAATAATTTCGGTTCGCTAA
- the LOC124498535 gene encoding transmembrane protein 70 homolog, mitochondrial, with product MAKSETPGRLIYEAPEQMVRLIKMIKRLSISTTILSAGVQPFLYPKLIATGSSLTMGFATVTCAGIFISPLILNWFTKRYVTKLYYNEQNDQFIAKHLNLINRDVQLAYKSNQVQVPEMLGIFTTYIVDEMKKKRPLFVDPNMVIDMHAYKRMLGFDRPVNLRPEDFLQKQQQQQQHDRKS from the coding sequence atggcaAAAAGTGAAACACCAGGAAGATTAATTTATGAAGCACCCGAACAGATGGTACgtttgattaaaatgattaaaagattatcaatatcaacTACCATACTATCGGCTGGTGTACAACCATTTTTATATCCAAAATTAATTGCTACTGGTTCATCATTAACGATGGGTTTCGCAACGGTCACTTGTGCCGGTATATTTATATCGccattaattttgaattggtTCACAAAAAGATATGTAAcaaaattatattataatgaacaaaatgatcaattcattGCAAAACATTTAAATCTAATAAATCGTGATGTACAATTGGcatataaatcaaatcaagttCAAGTACCAGAAATGTTGGGCATTTTCACCACATATATCGTGGAtgagatgaagaaaaaacgacCATTATTTGTCGATCCAAATATGGTGATCGATATGCATGCCTATAAACGAATGCTTGGTTTTGATCGTCCAGTCAATCTGAGGCCTGAAGATTTtctacaaaaacaacaacaacaacaacaacatgatcgTAAATCGTAA